One Candidatus Binatia bacterium DNA window includes the following coding sequences:
- a CDS encoding enoyl-CoA hydratase-related protein has product MAIHYEKDGHVVTITIDRPEARNSLDLEHFGQLADGWIRYRDDDDAFVAILTGTGDVYCVGADLKKFITQVTERAQALREGGSKQIEEGENYSFSDSLVAVLRDGAETRDGQKFELYKPVIAAVNGICAAGGLEMMWNTDLRVIADDTFIQLTEPRRGLFPGGGSTVHSARQLSWCNAMEVLLLAERVTPERALQMGLVNAVVPRDQVMARAREWADTICLNGPLAVRACKESAKRSTMVDLMTALETEMKYSTGVFSSEDAKEGVAAFREKRTPVWKGR; this is encoded by the coding sequence ATGGCGATTCATTACGAGAAGGACGGCCACGTCGTCACCATCACGATCGACCGACCCGAGGCGCGCAACTCGCTCGACCTCGAGCACTTCGGCCAACTCGCCGATGGCTGGATTCGGTATCGGGACGACGACGACGCGTTCGTCGCGATCCTGACCGGCACCGGAGACGTCTACTGCGTCGGCGCCGACCTGAAGAAGTTCATCACCCAGGTCACCGAACGCGCGCAGGCCTTGCGCGAAGGCGGTTCCAAGCAGATCGAAGAAGGCGAGAACTACAGCTTCTCCGACAGCCTCGTCGCCGTCCTGCGTGACGGCGCCGAAACACGCGACGGCCAGAAGTTCGAACTCTACAAACCGGTAATCGCCGCGGTAAACGGCATCTGCGCCGCGGGCGGACTCGAGATGATGTGGAACACGGACCTCCGCGTCATCGCCGACGACACGTTCATCCAGCTCACCGAGCCAAGACGCGGCCTATTCCCGGGCGGCGGCTCGACCGTCCACAGCGCCCGCCAGCTCAGCTGGTGCAACGCGATGGAAGTCCTCCTCCTCGCCGAACGCGTCACGCCGGAGCGCGCCCTGCAAATGGGCCTCGTGAACGCGGTCGTCCCGCGCGACCAGGTGATGGCCCGCGCCCGCGAGTGGGCCGACACGATCTGTCTGAACGGCCCGCTCGCCGTCCGCGCCTGCAAGGAGTCCGCGAAGAGAAGCACGATGGTCGACCTCATGACGGCGCTGGAGACCGAGATGAAGTACTCGACCGGCGTCTTCTCGAGTGAAGACGCCAAAGAGGGTGTCGCCGCGTTCCGCGAGAAACGTACGCCGGTCTGGAAGGGTCGCTAG